One region of Mus musculus strain C57BL/6J chromosome 15, GRCm38.p6 C57BL/6J genomic DNA includes:
- the 1110038F14Rik gene encoding UPF0488 protein C8orf33 homolog isoform 2 (isoform 2 is encoded by transcript variant 2) — protein sequence MKQKKKKTPNRVSGTNGSEKPSEKPAPDEAPPSAEAQAEQLARELAWCVEQLELGLKTQRPTPKQKEQAVGAIRTLRSEKTPLPRKRQLMRSLFGDYRAQMDAEWREALRALKAATHSAQVQLVSEATRKKSGRVCRPRPAERAKTTPDLTSEEFRFNFF from the exons atgaagcaaaagaaaaagaaaacccccaACAGGGTCTCTGGGACAAATGGAAGCGAAAAGCCCTCGGAGAAACCTGCCCCGGACGAAGCTCCTCCTAGCGCTGAGGCCCAG GCGGAACAGCTGGCGCGGGAGCTGGCCTGGTGTGTGGAACAGCTGGAGCTGGGTCTCAAGACGCAGAGACCTACCCCGAAGCAGA AAGAGCAGGCTGTTGGGGCAATCCGAACGCTGCGCAGTGAAAAAACCCCCTTGCCCCGGAAGAGACAGCTGATGCGCTCCTTGTTTGGGGACTACAGGGCTCAGATGGATGCAGAGTGGCGGGAGGCCCTACGGGCTCTAAAGGCTG CCACCCATTCGGCCCAGGTACAGCTCGTCAGTGAGGCCACCAGAAAGAAGAGCGGAAGGGTCTGCAGGCCTCGTCCTGCAGAAAGAGCCAAAACCACTCCGGACTTGACCAGCGAAGAGTTTCGGTTCAATTTCTTTTAG
- the 1110038F14Rik gene encoding UPF0488 protein C8orf33 homolog isoform 1 (isoform 1 is encoded by transcript variant 1), whose product MAEPGRPAREAPAASSRKTHRAPRRPRPSRSASGASEPPLRSSVQPACDSAAGTHPVGNTVAMKQKKKKTPNRVSGTNGSEKPSEKPAPDEAPPSAEAQAEQLARELAWCVEQLELGLKTQRPTPKQKEQAVGAIRTLRSEKTPLPRKRQLMRSLFGDYRAQMDAEWREALRALKAATHSAQVQLVSEATRKKSGRVCRPRPAERAKTTPDLTSEEFRFNFF is encoded by the exons ATGGCG GAGCCAGGGCGTCCTGCTCGGGAGGCACCAGCAGCCTCAAGTCGGAAAACTCATCGCGCTCCGCGCAGACCCCGGCCCTCTCGCTCAGCTTCCGGTGCCTCGGAACCTCCTCTCCGCAGTTCAGTGCAACCTGCATGCGACTCCGCCGCCGGAACCCATCCCGTAGGCAACACAGTAGCgatgaagcaaaagaaaaagaaaacccccaACAGGGTCTCTGGGACAAATGGAAGCGAAAAGCCCTCGGAGAAACCTGCCCCGGACGAAGCTCCTCCTAGCGCTGAGGCCCAG GCGGAACAGCTGGCGCGGGAGCTGGCCTGGTGTGTGGAACAGCTGGAGCTGGGTCTCAAGACGCAGAGACCTACCCCGAAGCAGA AAGAGCAGGCTGTTGGGGCAATCCGAACGCTGCGCAGTGAAAAAACCCCCTTGCCCCGGAAGAGACAGCTGATGCGCTCCTTGTTTGGGGACTACAGGGCTCAGATGGATGCAGAGTGGCGGGAGGCCCTACGGGCTCTAAAGGCTG CCACCCATTCGGCCCAGGTACAGCTCGTCAGTGAGGCCACCAGAAAGAAGAGCGGAAGGGTCTGCAGGCCTCGTCCTGCAGAAAGAGCCAAAACCACTCCGGACTTGACCAGCGAAGAGTTTCGGTTCAATTTCTTTTAG